The nucleotide sequence CTCGCTCAAACTCGTGCTGCCCGCGCTGGCCGCCTGCGCGCGGGACGGCGCGGATCTGGTGCCGATGGTGAAACCGCAGTTCGAGGTGGGCAAGGACCGGCTGGGCAGCGGCGGCGTCGTCCGCGATCCGGAACTGCGCGCCGAATCGGTGCTCGGTGTGCTGGCCGAGGCCGAAAAGCTGGACCTGAGCCTGCGCGGCGTCGTGGCGAGCCCGCTTCCCGGGCCGTCGGGGAACGTCGAATACTTCGTCTGGCTTACCCGCGGGGCGGGGGAGACCGCCGGCACCGACGCCGAGCGGCTCGTCCGGACCGCAGTCCTGGAGGGACCCCAATGAGCGATCGCGAGGTGCTGCTCGTCGTGCACCCGGACCGGGACGCGACCCGGGACGCGGCACGCGAGGTTTCGGCCCGTTTCGCCAAGGCTGGGGTGCGGCTTCGGGTCCTCGACGAAGACGTCCGGGAGATGCTGGAAGCCGATGGCGGGATCGGCGCGCCCTGCACGGTCATGGCACCGGAGCAGGACCCCGCCGCCGGCACCGAGCTGGTGTTCGTGCTCGGCGGCGACGGCACCCTGCTGCGGGCAGCGGAACTGGCGAGGCCGAACGGCGTTCCGGTCCTCGGCGTGAACCTCGGCCGGGTCGGCTTCCTGGCGGAGGCCGATTCGGACAAGCTCGCCGACACCGTCCAGCGTGCCGTCGACGGCGACTACCAGGTCGAAGAGCGGATGACCGTCGACGTCGTCGTGACCGTCGACGGTGAGGAGACCGTCCACACCTGGGCGCTCAACGAGGCCAGTGTCGAGAAGAGCTCACGGGAGCGCGTCCTGGACGCCCTCATCGAGGTCGACGGAAGGCCGGTGTCGTCCTTCGGCTGCGACGGCGTCCTGTGCGCCACTCCGACCGGCTCGACGGCGTACGCGTTCTCCGCGGGCGGGCCGATCATCTGGCCGGACGTCCAGGCCCTGCTGGTGGTCCCGAGCAACGCGCACGCGATGTTCTCCCGGCCGCTGGTCGTCTCCCGTGACTCGGAGATCACCGTCGCCATCGATCCTGACGGGTCGCCCGCCGTCCTGACCTGCGACGGATCGCGGACCTTCGATCTCCCCGCCGGCGCGTCCGTGCGGGTCACCTGCGGCCGGGTGCCGGTGCGCCTGGTCCGGTTGTGGGAAGGCCCGTTCACCGACCGGCTCGTGCACAAGTTCTCGTTGCCGATCAAGGGCTGGCGGGAGCGACACGCCCGCTGACGGATGGCGTGAAAGGGCCTTTGAAGACAACTTTCGTCGTCAAGGCCCCTTTCATGACGTGCCGGGTGCGGGAATGGTCGGGGTGGGCCGCTACGGTGGGCGTCGTGCTGGCCGAGATGCGCATCCAGGGCCTCGGAGTCATCGAGGACGCCCTGCTGGAACTGCACGCGGGCTTCACCGTCGTCACCGGTGAGACGGGTGCGGGCAAGACCATGGTCGTCAGCGGGTTGCACCTGCTCTCCGGCGGCCGAGCCGAAGTGTCCAAGGTGCGGACGGGAATGCTGAAGGCCTTCGTGGAAGGCCGCTTCGAGCTGGGCGGCGCCGAGGGCGCCACCCGGATCGTCACCGACGCCGGGGCGGAGGTCGACGAGGACGGCAGCGTCATCGCGCTGCGCGCGGTCTCGGTCGACGGCCGGTCCCGTGCCCACCTCGGTGGCCGTTCGGTGCCGGTCGGGGTACTGGCCGACCTGTCCGAACAACTGATCGCCGTCCACGGGCAGAACGATCAGCTGCGGTTGCTGCGGCCTGCCGAGCAGCGCGCGGTGATCGACCGGTTCGCCGGCGAGGCCGTCACCGAACCGCTCGAGCGCTATCGCGCGGTCCGGGACGAGTGGCTCGCCGTCGTCGCCGAACTGACCGAGCGCTCCACCCGCTCCCGCGAGATGGCGCAGCAGGCCGACCTGTTGCGCCACGGCCTCGCCGAGATCGACGCCGTCGCGCCGGAACCCGGCGAGGACACCGAGCTCACCGAGCAGATCAAACGGCTCGCCGCGGTCGACGAACTGCGGTCGGCGGCGAGCGCGGCACACGCCGCCGTCGCCGGTTCGGCGGACGGGGATCCGGACGCTCCCGGCGCGCTGGGGCTGATCGGGGAGGCGAGCCGCCACCTGACCGGTTCCGAAGACGCCGTGCTGCGTGAACTCGGGCCCCGGCTGGACGAGGCTTCGGTGCTGCTGTCCGAAGTGGGCACCGAGCTGGGCAGCTACCTCGAAACGCTCGACGCCGACCCGGCGCTCCTGGAGAAGGTGCTCGCGCGCCAGGCGGATCTGAAGCGGCTCACGCGCAAATACGCGGCCGATGTGGACGGCGTACTCGCGTGGGCCGACGACGCCCGCCGCCGGATGTCCACGATGGACACCTCCGAAGAGGCGCTGGCCGAACTGGCCAAGCGCCGCGACGAACTCGCCGTCACGCTGGCGGAACACGCGCTCACGTTGTCGGAGGCGCGGGTCGAGGCCGCCGCCGAACTCGCCGAGGCGATCACCGCCGAAATGTCCGGGCTCGCCATGGGCCAGGCCGAGATCGAGATCACCGTCGAGCGGCGCACCGTGGACGAGAGCGACGCGCACGCGGTGAAGGTCGACGGCAGGCTCGTGCACGCCGGGCCCGACGGTGTCGACGATGTCGAGCTGCTGCTCCGGGCGCACAACGGCGCGCCGCCGCTTCCGGTGCACAAGGCTGCTTCCGGTGGTGAGCTTTCCCGCGTGATGCTGGCGATCGAGGTCGTCCTCGCGCACGCGGACACCGTGCAGACACTGGTGTTCGACGAGGTCGACGCCGGGGTCGGCGGCCGGGCCGCGGTCGAGATCGGCAGGCGGCTCGCGCGGCTGGCGCGCAGTCATCAGGTATTGGTGGTCACGCATCTGCCGCAGGTGGCCGCGTTCGCCGACCAGCATCTGGTGGTGGACAAGGGCACCAGCGGCGGAGTGACGCGCAGTGGCGTGCGCGTGCTCGAACAATCCGAGCGTGTCGTCGAGCTCGCCCGCATGCTCGCCGGAATGGAAAGCACCGAGACCGGCCGGGCGCACGCGGAGGAATTGCTCGCCGTGGCCGAGGCCGACAAGAGCGCGCCGGACAAGCCCAAAGCCCGTCGCGGAGGGAAGCGAAAGAAAGCGAAGTAAGCTCCGCCTGCGTGAGTCCGTGAAGGCCTCCTTCCCTACCTTCAGGGTGGTGAAGGAGGCCTTCACTACTTCTCTCGCTCTGACGGGGCCGAGGTACTCAGGTGAGGGTTGCGAAAGCCACTTTCGCAACGCTGAAGGTTGCGAAAGTGGCTTTCGCAACGTTCGTCGCGGGAGGCCGAGGCCGAACCGGTGTGGGTTAATCGGCGTGTTTCCATCGGCGTGGCGGACACGGAAGGCCGCGCGAATTTGTCACTATCGGTCGCATGAAGCTCACCGGCCTGCTCTCGCGTAACCAAGAGACCCTCCCCGGG is from Amycolatopsis lurida and encodes:
- a CDS encoding NAD kinase → MSDREVLLVVHPDRDATRDAAREVSARFAKAGVRLRVLDEDVREMLEADGGIGAPCTVMAPEQDPAAGTELVFVLGGDGTLLRAAELARPNGVPVLGVNLGRVGFLAEADSDKLADTVQRAVDGDYQVEERMTVDVVVTVDGEETVHTWALNEASVEKSSRERVLDALIEVDGRPVSSFGCDGVLCATPTGSTAYAFSAGGPIIWPDVQALLVVPSNAHAMFSRPLVVSRDSEITVAIDPDGSPAVLTCDGSRTFDLPAGASVRVTCGRVPVRLVRLWEGPFTDRLVHKFSLPIKGWRERHAR
- the recN gene encoding DNA repair protein RecN; the protein is MLAEMRIQGLGVIEDALLELHAGFTVVTGETGAGKTMVVSGLHLLSGGRAEVSKVRTGMLKAFVEGRFELGGAEGATRIVTDAGAEVDEDGSVIALRAVSVDGRSRAHLGGRSVPVGVLADLSEQLIAVHGQNDQLRLLRPAEQRAVIDRFAGEAVTEPLERYRAVRDEWLAVVAELTERSTRSREMAQQADLLRHGLAEIDAVAPEPGEDTELTEQIKRLAAVDELRSAASAAHAAVAGSADGDPDAPGALGLIGEASRHLTGSEDAVLRELGPRLDEASVLLSEVGTELGSYLETLDADPALLEKVLARQADLKRLTRKYAADVDGVLAWADDARRRMSTMDTSEEALAELAKRRDELAVTLAEHALTLSEARVEAAAELAEAITAEMSGLAMGQAEIEITVERRTVDESDAHAVKVDGRLVHAGPDGVDDVELLLRAHNGAPPLPVHKAASGGELSRVMLAIEVVLAHADTVQTLVFDEVDAGVGGRAAVEIGRRLARLARSHQVLVVTHLPQVAAFADQHLVVDKGTSGGVTRSGVRVLEQSERVVELARMLAGMESTETGRAHAEELLAVAEADKSAPDKPKARRGGKRKKAK